The DNA sequence CCTGCTTATATAGATGCAGCATCTAATCTTCCATGTTTTACTTATTCTATGCCTTTTTATAAAGATGGTAAATTTATAGGCGTATTAGCAATTGATGTTTCAAATGCTAATTTACAAAAACAATTTGATAAATTATCAGGAGATGTATTTGTATATGATAAAGGAAATTATGTTTTCGCTTCTTCAAATAAAGCATTTTTAGGACAAAATTCCAATATTTTAAATATTGAAAAGAAATTTGAAAACATGGGTGAATACAAATCTTTTTCCTATACAAGAGTTCAAGGGGGTGATCGACTAGCGATGTGTTCTAAATTTAATAATTATACAATCTGCTCATCCGAATCAGAAGAAGAAGTTCAAAAATATGTTTCCAAAATAGCTTATATGCAAATTATTATAGTAATTGTAGTAATTATTATTAGTGTGATATTAATCTACACACTTACTGCCAAACTTCTCTCCCCACTCACCATCATCCAAAACGGTCTTAATGCTTTCTTTGATTTTATCAATCATAAAACAAAGAATGTTTCTACTATTAATATAAAAACTAATGATGAGTTTGGTCAAATCTCAAAAGCCATTAATGAAAACATCCTTATTACTAAACAAGGTTTAGAACAAGATAATCAAGCTGTAAAAGAATCAGTCTCTACAGTTCAAGTTGTAGAAAAAGGAGATTTAACAGCAAGAATTACTGCAAATCCAAGAAATCCTCAACTTGTAGAACTTAAAAATGTTTTAAATAAACTCTTAGATGTCTTACAAGAAAAAGTAGGTTCTGATATGAATGCTATTCATAAAATCTTTGAAGAATATAAGAGCTTAGATTTTAGAAATAAATTAGAAAATGCTAGAGGTAGTGTTGAAGTTACTACTAATGCTTTAGGTGAAGAAATCATTAAAATGTTAAAACAAAGTTCTGATTTTGCTAATCACTTAGCAAGTGAAAGTTCTAAATTACAAAATGCTGTTCAAAACCTAACTAGCTCTTCTAATTCTCAAGCAGCTTCTTTAGAAGAAACTGCTGCTGCTTTAGAAGAAATTACTTCTTCTATGCAAAATGTTTCTGTTAAAACCTCTGATGTAATCACTCAATCAGAAGAGATTAAAAATGTTACAAGTATTATTGGAGATATTGCAGATCAAATCAATCTTTTAGCATTAAATGCTGCTATAGAAGCAGCACGTGCAGGAGAACATGGACGAGGCTTTGCTGTTGTGGCTGATGAAGTTAGAAAACTAGCAGAAAGAACTCAAAAATCATTGAGTGAAATAGAAGCTAATACTAACTTACTTGTTCAATCTATTAATGATATGGCAGAATCTATTAAAGAACAAACTGCAGGTATTACTCAAATCAATGAAAGTGTAGCTGCTATTGATCAAACCACTAAAGATAATGTTGAAATTGCTAATGAGAGTGCAATCATTTCTAATACTGTTAGTGATATAGCTAATAATATATTAGAAGATGTTAAGAAGAAAAGATTTTAAGAATCTTTTCTTTAAATTATAATCAAATGATTATTCTTTAAATCATAATCTTTAAACTATTATCTTAAATCATTATTTTTAAATAGTTATTTTTAAATAACTATTTTTTATGATAATTGAAGATTCATTATTAAATTAAGCAATTTAATCTTTTAATGGATTTTTTATTAAAAGATTAAAAGCTTTATTTTTGATTTAATAATTTCTTTAATTTTATCTTTTGTAACTAAATTTTTAAGTTCATTACTTTCTGCTTTAATTCCATTCATATTTAAATGCCATAAAGCATTTTCTATAGCTTCATCTTTTTTTTCTTTCTACTATGCGTGTTTCATCAAAAATAAATTTATAAAAAGTTATATTTTTCTAAATATTAAAGATTTTTATTTATTTTATTAATGCTACTTTAAATTAAAGATTTATTGATATTAGTTTTATTTATTTGTATAGTTAAAAGAAACATTTTACAATTATATTTTAATTATTTTTTTGGGAATGAATATGAATTTGTGGGATAAAAAGGCTAAAAGCTATGCAAGATATGCAAAATTAAACGATATCCAAAAGCAAACTTTTAAGAAGTTAAATGAATTAAATATTGATTTTACAAATAAAAATATTGTAGATATAGGTTGTGGCACAGGTGTTTGGACTTTACATTTAGCGCAAAAAGCAAAAAGTGTTTTAGGTATAGATAATTCTAAAGCTATGCTTGAAATTTTAAAAGAAGATGCTATAAAAAATAATATTAATAATATTAAAATACTTCATTTAGATTTTGAAAATTTTTATAAAGAAAATCAAGAAAACTTTGATATAGCGTTTTTAAGTATGTCTTTAGCTTTGCAAAATGAAAATGATTTCAAAGCTTTTTTAAATTTAGCTTCTCAAAGAATATATCTTGGCTGGGCTGATTATAGAAAAAGTGATTTTTTAGACCCAATATTTAAACATTTTAATACTGAATTTAAAGGATTTAATAAACAAGATTTAGAAAGTTTTTTACTAGAAAAAAATATAACTTTTTATAAATTTATTTTTGATGAAACACGCATAGTAGAAAGAAAAAAAGATGAAGCTATAGAAAATGCTTTATGGCATTTAAATATGAATGGAATTAAAGCAGAAAGTAATGAACTTAAAAATTTAGTTACAAAAGATAAAATTAAAGAAATTATTAAATCAAAAATAAAGCTTTTAATCTTTTAATAAAAAATCCATTAAAAGATTAAATTGCTTAATTTAATAATGAATCTTCAATTATCATAAAAAATAGTTATTTAAAAATAACTATTTAAAAATAATGATTTAAGATAATAGTTTAAAGATTATGATTTAAAGAATAATCATTTGATTATAATTTAAAGAAAAGATTCTTAAAATCTTTTCTTCTTAACATCTTCTAATATATTATTAGCTATATCACTAACAGTATTAGAAATGATTGCACTCTCATTAGCAATTTCAACATTATCTTTAGTGGTTTGATCAATAGCAGCTACACTTTCATTGATTTGAGTAATACCTGCAGTTTGTTCTTTAATAGATTCTGCCATATCATTAATAGATTGAACAAGTAAGTTAGTATTAGCTTCTATTTCACTCAATGATTTTTGAGTTCTTTCTGCTAGTTTTCTAACTTCATCAGCCACAACAGCAAAGCCTCGTCCATGTTCTCCTGCACGTGCTGCTTCTATAG is a window from the Campylobacter sp. RM10537 genome containing:
- a CDS encoding methyl-accepting chemotaxis protein; the protein is MSIKIKMSLIANLITIFCLVALGIVTFIFVREALLAQIVSIQTNYVKTAKSSMANYNETKLSVLKELSKSLNKLPSSSFADEKSILESTGIIFQNYRKGGDLLAAYIGLANGEYIGSDLRSDKKNVNAIIYGKDNGYDARTRDWFKNAKDKNDLYESPAYIDAASNLPCFTYSMPFYKDGKFIGVLAIDVSNANLQKQFDKLSGDVFVYDKGNYVFASSNKAFLGQNSNILNIEKKFENMGEYKSFSYTRVQGGDRLAMCSKFNNYTICSSESEEEVQKYVSKIAYMQIIIVIVVIIISVILIYTLTAKLLSPLTIIQNGLNAFFDFINHKTKNVSTINIKTNDEFGQISKAINENILITKQGLEQDNQAVKESVSTVQVVEKGDLTARITANPRNPQLVELKNVLNKLLDVLQEKVGSDMNAIHKIFEEYKSLDFRNKLENARGSVEVTTNALGEEIIKMLKQSSDFANHLASESSKLQNAVQNLTSSSNSQAASLEETAAALEEITSSMQNVSVKTSDVITQSEEIKNVTSIIGDIADQINLLALNAAIEAARAGEHGRGFAVVADEVRKLAERTQKSLSEIEANTNLLVQSINDMAESIKEQTAGITQINESVAAIDQTTKDNVEIANESAIISNTVSDIANNILEDVKKKRF
- a CDS encoding class I SAM-dependent methyltransferase; the protein is MNLWDKKAKSYARYAKLNDIQKQTFKKLNELNIDFTNKNIVDIGCGTGVWTLHLAQKAKSVLGIDNSKAMLEILKEDAIKNNINNIKILHLDFENFYKENQENFDIAFLSMSLALQNENDFKAFLNLASQRIYLGWADYRKSDFLDPIFKHFNTEFKGFNKQDLESFLLEKNITFYKFIFDETRIVERKKDEAIENALWHLNMNGIKAESNELKNLVTKDKIKEIIKSKIKLLIF